DNA from Sphingomonas psychrotolerans:
AACCTCAACCTGCTGATCCTCGCGATCAGCGGGATCAGGCTGTTCCTCACCGGCGGGCTGATCTAGCCCAACGAAAAGGCCCGACGCCGAAGCGCCGGGCCCCTCTCGCCTGCGTGGCAGAGACGTTTAGCGGCAGCGCACGTTGCCGCGGTCGACCGACGACCCCAGCGCCGCACCTGCGGCTGCGCCGAGCAGGGTGCCGAGCGTCGCATTACGGCCGTTCGACAGGGTGTTGCCCAGCAGACCACCGGCGACACCGCCGACGATCAGGCCGGTCGTGCCGTCCGAGCGGCGGCAATAATAGCGGCCGTCATTGCCGCGATAGACGCGGTCGTTCCGGCTCAGGCGGCGCTCCTGATAATAGCTGCCGTCGCGATAATATTGATCGGCATAATAGGCGTTCTGGCCGCGGGGCAGGCGGTTGTAGTCATAGTTGCGATACTGGCGCCAATCGCGGCTGTCGCGGCGATATTCGCGCTGGGCCTGCTGCATTTCGCGGCGGCAT
Protein-coding regions in this window:
- a CDS encoding glycine zipper 2TM domain-containing protein; translation: MRILFAAAIAAVALPALPAMAQTPRQEYRENIRDAQRDCNRELRRAESRREYNREMRECRREMQQAQREYRRDSRDWRQYRNYDYNRLPRGQNAYYADQYYRDGSYYQERRLSRNDRVYRGNDGRYYCRRSDGTTGLIVGGVAGGLLGNTLSNGRNATLGTLLGAAAGAALGSSVDRGNVRCR